The following are from one region of the Melospiza melodia melodia isolate bMelMel2 chromosome 14, bMelMel2.pri, whole genome shotgun sequence genome:
- the WDR55 gene encoding WD repeat-containing protein 55: MAAAMEEEPQESPEAAAREPRVRDTPEDICLEATANAIALHPERPLLAAGDVDGDVYLYSYSCTEGENRQLWSSGHHLKSCRDAVFSQDGQKLFTVSKDKSIHILTTEEGRLETRFPKAHEAALNCVLPIDNHIFATGDDGGAVKVWDLRRGSAILEARQQEEYISAMAVDGNGKILLTASGDGTLGVFNVKRRRFELLSEPQNGDLTSVVLMKRGRKVACGSSEGTIYLFNWDGFGAASDRFALRAETIDCMVPITDSIVCVGSLDGVIRAVNVLPNRVLGCVGQHLGEPIEQLAVAADGKLLASSGHDQKVKFWDVSALGSMVVDDYRRKKKKGGPLRALSSKALGSGEDFFADLRDEAEPEAAAAEGGDSSDSDSD; encoded by the exons ATGGCGGCCGCCATGGAGGAG gagccccaggagtCCCCGGAGGCGGCGGCGCGGGAGCCGCGGGTGCGGGACACGCCCGAGGACATCTGTCTGGAGGCCACGGCCAACGCCATCGCGCTGCACCCGGAGCGGCCGCTGCTGGCCGCGGGGGACGTGGACGGCGATGTGTACCT GTACTCGTACTCCTGCACCGAGGGGGAGAACCGGCAGCTCTGGTCCTCGGGACATCACCTCAAGTCGTGCCGGGACGCGGTGTTCTCCCAGGACGGGCAGA AGCTTTTCACTGTGTCCAAGGATAAGTCCATCCACATTCTGACAACGGAGGAGGGACGGCTGGAAACGCGCTTCCCCAAGGCCCACGA agcagctctcaaCTGCGTGCTGCCCATCGACAACCACATCTTCGCCACGGGTGACGACGGCGGGGCAGTGAAGGTGTGGGACCTGCGCAGGGGCAGCGCCATCCTGGAGGCACGGCAGCAGGAGGAGTACATCAGtgccatggctgtggatggcaACGGGAAGATCCTGCTGACAGCCAG TGGTGATGGCACCTTGGGTGTCTTCAACGTGAAGAGACGGCGCTTTGAGCTGCTCTCGGAGCCGCAGAACGGCGACCTGACATCTGTGGTGCTGATGAAG AGGGGGAGGAAGGTGGCGTGTGGCTCCAGCGAAGGCACCATCTACCTCTTCAACTGGGacggctttggggctgccagcgACCGCTTTGCGCTCAGGGCAGAGACCATTGACTGCATGGTGCCCATCACGGACAGCATCGTGTGCGTGGGGTCCCTGGACGGAGTCATCAG GGCGGTGAACGTGCTGCCGAACCGCGTGCTGGGCTGCGTGGGGCAGCACCTGGGCGAGCCCATCGAGCAGCTGGCCGTGGCGGCGGACGGGAAGCTCCTGGCCAGCAGCGGCCACGACCAGAAGGTGAAGTTCTGGGACGTGTCGGCGCTCGGCTCCATGGTGGTCGATGATTACCGGCGGAAGAAGAAGAAGGGCGGGCCGCTGCGCGCCCTCAGCAGCAAGGCGCTGGGCAGCGGGGAGGATTTCTTCGCCGACCTGCGGGACGAGGCCGAgccggaggcggcggcggcggagggcgGTGACAGCAGCGACAGCGACAGCGACTGA
- the DND1 gene encoding dead end protein homolog 1, with translation MDEKTWKNKINEANKMALLAWEKETGIELVQINGQRRYGGPPPGWVGGPPPAGTEVYIARLPQDIYEDTLLPLFGSVGRLYEFRLMMTFSGMNRGFAYARYASRQDARSAIATFHRFQLRRGCAIVVCWSTQKRELLVSGLGASVSRRELEATLQRVTEGICSVTVHASPSQKQAKLAVLKYRSHQAAALAKKTLMEGTLRLGKAKMMVEWLNPQLKQKLQLCEEEPPSSWVQGGESPAVPPPLSLQNVLHCLNTLCWKHHLRTPLIRTKCVQVNPNGWQHFWYQVAIPGSHVPVSGFMWISPDRQGQSEHEKAKVVAALHLLRVLAESLGAS, from the exons ATGGACGAGAAG ACATGGAAGAACAAAATCAACGAGGCCAACAAGATGGCcctgctggcctgggagaaggagACGGGCATCGAGCTGGTGCAGATCAATGGGCAGAGGCGCTACGGGGGCCCTCCCCCAG gctGGGTGggcggcccgccgccggccggcaCCGAGGTGTACATCGCCAGGCTGCCGCAGGACATCTACGAGGACACGCTGCTGCCGCTGTTCGGGAGCGTGGGGCGGCTCTACGAGTTCCGCCTGATGATGACGTTCAGCGGCATGAACCGCGGCTTCGCCTACGCCCGCTACGCGTCCCGGCAGGACGCGCGCAGCGCCATCGCCACCTTCCACCGCTTCCAGCTGCGCCGCGGCTGCGCCATCGTCGTCTGCTGGAGCACGCAGAAGCGCGAGCTGCTCGTCAGCGGCCTGGGCGCCTCAGTGAGCCGGCGGGAGCTGGAGGCCACGCTGCAGAGGGTCACCGAGGGCATCTGTAGTGTCACCGTGCACGCCAGCCCCTCGCAGAAACAGGCCAAGCTCGCAGTGCTGAAGTACAGGTCGCACCAGGCTGCTGCCCTGGCCAAGAAAACTCTGATGGAAG GGACCCTGAGGCTCGGCAAAGCAAAGATGATGGTGGAATGGCTGAATCCCCAGCTGAAGCAGAAGCTGCAGCTCTGTGAGGAGGAGCCACCATCCAGCTGGGTGCAGGGAGGTgagagcccagcagtgcccccgccTCTGTCGCTGCAGAACGTGCTGCACTGCCTGAACACGCTGTGCTGGAAGCATCACCTGAGGACACCCCTGATCAGGACCAAGTGTGTCCAGGTGAACCCCAACGGGTGGCAGCACTTCTGGTACCAGGTGGCCATCCCAGGGTCCCACGTGCCCGTCAGTGGCTTCATGTGGATCTCACCagacaggcagggccagagcgAGCACGAGAAGGCCAAGGTGGTGGCAGCCCTGCACCTTCTGCGGGTGTTGGCTGAGTCCTTG GGTGCCAGCTGA